A portion of the Intestinibacillus sp. Marseille-P6563 genome contains these proteins:
- a CDS encoding DapH/DapD/GlmU-related protein has protein sequence MSDVTTIFLNGVPGTDGMCNFARPVLFSSAAKWMEDELTNELFAPVKTLCPVGETPFAGEAEALHAVSLPDDTDYVLLIAAPMPELTAADFARAAIQHLACGNAATLLCCSGTAGTQSVLTDANAQVCGVGQGHGPKALHAVLFRTEALRDVLDEAQSLFDAVAKIAAKGGLCDTCTLPAVTEVVDGASAYQVQKDLTMRINLAHIANGVQIFAPEGTFIAPDAEIGAGAVILPGCLIRPGSKIGEGATIGPNTILEKAEIGARTSVNNSQVYESSVGADATVGPFAYIRPGCQVGDHTRIGDFVELKKAQIGNGTKVSHLTYIGDAEVGERVNFGCGTVVVNYDGYVKSKTIIGDDCFIGCNTNLVAPVTLGDRVFTAAGTTVTKDVPDGALTVARSRQTNIDGWNDARRARMAAKKDK, from the coding sequence ATGAGTGATGTAACGACGATTTTCCTAAACGGCGTGCCCGGAACCGACGGCATGTGCAACTTTGCACGTCCGGTCCTGTTTTCGAGCGCAGCCAAGTGGATGGAGGACGAGTTGACGAACGAATTGTTCGCCCCGGTCAAAACCCTTTGCCCGGTAGGGGAAACCCCCTTTGCCGGGGAAGCAGAGGCGCTGCATGCGGTCTCTTTGCCGGATGATACGGACTATGTGCTTCTGATCGCAGCGCCCATGCCCGAACTGACGGCAGCCGACTTTGCACGTGCCGCCATTCAGCATCTGGCATGCGGCAATGCAGCCACCCTGCTGTGCTGCTCCGGCACGGCTGGCACCCAGTCGGTGCTGACCGATGCCAATGCACAGGTTTGCGGCGTTGGACAGGGACATGGTCCCAAGGCCCTGCATGCCGTACTGTTCCGCACCGAGGCCCTGCGGGACGTACTGGATGAGGCGCAGTCCCTGTTTGATGCAGTTGCCAAGATCGCCGCAAAGGGCGGCTTGTGCGACACCTGCACCCTGCCGGCGGTAACCGAAGTGGTGGACGGTGCAAGCGCATATCAGGTACAAAAGGACCTGACCATGCGCATCAACTTGGCGCACATCGCCAACGGCGTGCAGATTTTTGCCCCCGAAGGCACGTTTATCGCACCCGATGCCGAGATCGGCGCAGGCGCGGTCATTTTGCCCGGCTGCCTGATTCGTCCGGGCAGCAAGATCGGCGAGGGCGCGACCATTGGCCCCAATACCATCCTGGAGAAGGCGGAGATTGGCGCGCGCACAAGCGTCAACAATTCGCAGGTCTACGAATCCAGCGTGGGTGCGGATGCAACGGTAGGGCCGTTTGCGTACATTCGTCCGGGTTGCCAGGTGGGCGACCATACCCGCATCGGCGACTTTGTGGAACTGAAGAAGGCGCAGATCGGCAACGGCACCAAGGTCAGCCATCTGACCTATATCGGCGACGCCGAAGTGGGCGAGCGGGTTAACTTTGGCTGCGGCACGGTGGTTGTCAACTACGACGGTTATGTCAAGAGCAAGACCATCATCGGCGACGACTGCTTCATCGGCTGCAACACCAACCTCGTGGCTCCGGTCACGCTGGGCGACCGCGTCTTTACCGCAGCCGGCACC